A single window of Vibrio sp. SCSIO 43137 DNA harbors:
- a CDS encoding type II and III secretion system protein family protein gives MKRIIVLLSLLMFSWSVIAAQTGRTITIPHHKSVQIKLQGKADKVSLGDPEVLDIVILKSSELFLIGKKLGSTNLSVWDRSGRLIETLNIEVSHDLNNLKAKLYEFLPDETIKVHSSKKKLILSGQISNQEKMNLALKIAETYAGGLAADTEAKKQVNTSSIINLMTIGGAQQVMLEVTVAEVQRSLTKRFESNFNVFQNNGNFDIGGGTVGGNFVTENSVLKPVFGVPGFESSGLLSSFVDGDTLFTLALDIAKDNGIAKVLAEPNLTTLSGSKAEFLAGGEFPIPVPDEDGIVIDYRKFGVGVNFIPTVLSDKKINLNMSVSVSELSSSNAVSLAGGTTNATYIIPALTIRSASSTLELADGQTIGIAGLLSENTREKVSKVPGLGDIPILGQLFTSKEFVSGETELVILVTPRLAKPIDRSKVTLPTDGFVAPSDVEFYLLGKNSHFEKQKKMVMPNQVEQLAPVSTETGGSEGTFGHSL, from the coding sequence ATGAAAAGAATAATAGTACTACTGAGTCTGTTGATGTTCTCCTGGTCTGTCATTGCGGCTCAGACCGGCAGAACCATCACTATTCCTCACCATAAATCGGTGCAGATTAAGTTACAGGGAAAGGCAGATAAAGTTTCCCTGGGTGATCCTGAAGTCTTGGATATTGTAATACTGAAGTCGAGTGAGCTGTTTCTGATTGGTAAAAAGCTGGGATCTACCAATCTAAGTGTCTGGGACCGAAGCGGCCGCCTGATTGAAACGCTCAATATTGAGGTTTCTCATGACCTTAATAATCTCAAGGCTAAGTTATATGAGTTTTTGCCTGACGAGACCATTAAAGTACATAGCTCTAAGAAGAAACTGATCCTAAGCGGTCAAATCAGTAATCAGGAGAAGATGAATCTGGCGTTGAAAATCGCCGAGACGTATGCGGGTGGCCTTGCAGCTGATACGGAAGCCAAAAAACAGGTGAATACTTCCAGTATTATTAATCTGATGACCATAGGTGGTGCCCAGCAGGTGATGCTGGAAGTTACTGTTGCAGAGGTGCAAAGAAGCCTGACTAAGCGCTTTGAATCCAATTTCAACGTCTTCCAGAACAACGGTAACTTCGATATTGGTGGTGGTACTGTCGGTGGTAATTTTGTCACTGAGAATTCAGTACTGAAACCGGTATTTGGTGTACCGGGCTTTGAGTCCAGCGGTTTGCTGAGTTCCTTTGTTGATGGTGACACACTATTTACTCTTGCCCTTGATATTGCTAAAGACAACGGAATTGCCAAGGTGCTGGCTGAACCTAACCTGACCACCTTAAGCGGCTCAAAAGCTGAGTTTCTGGCTGGTGGCGAATTTCCGATTCCTGTTCCTGATGAGGACGGTATTGTTATCGACTACCGTAAGTTTGGTGTCGGAGTGAACTTTATTCCTACCGTTCTGAGTGATAAGAAAATCAATCTTAATATGTCGGTATCAGTTAGTGAACTAAGCAGTAGTAATGCCGTTTCTCTTGCAGGTGGTACCACTAATGCTACTTATATTATTCCGGCACTGACCATTCGCTCTGCCTCTTCAACACTGGAGCTGGCTGACGGACAGACCATAGGTATTGCCGGCCTACTAAGTGAAAATACCCGTGAAAAAGTGAGTAAAGTACCGGGGTTGGGTGATATTCCGATTCTGGGGCAACTGTTTACCAGTAAAGAGTTTGTTTCCGGTGAAACGGAACTGGTTATTCTGGTGACACCAAGGCTGGCGAAACCTATTGACCGTAGCAAGGTGACTCTGCCAACCGATGGTTTTGTTGCTCCTTCAGATGTGGAATTCTATCTGCTTGGTAAGAACTCACACTTTGAAAAACAGAAAAAAATGGTGATGCCGAATCAGGTAGAACAACTGGCACCGGTATCAACTGAAACAGGTGGTTCGGAAGGAACCTTCGGCCACAGCTTATAG
- a CDS encoding ATP-binding protein, translated as MGAGMEAGFKPKLTPQVEPPKVPVSVEELDVPAAVLENLVIKHLAAYPKSDVLELSAYLGVISHFVENILAVLRKRSMVEVFQAESHSLFADSAKGNVRYALSESGFAEADNAFKKDAYLGPMPVSLKQYTKMVEEQDVRAQFVTRKDVDRALSDVYGSERLASVLGPAINSGRALLLYGHAGTGKSYVAARILNSLNTSVYIPYAVFAAGNIMRVFSPQHHIPINKNYTEQSASLKDQHDRRWVLCERPNVQVGGELTMDMLEVNHTEHSKVWLAPLQMMANNGIFIIDDLGRQPMPVDTILNRWIVPMEYNIDHLGLPNGQQISVPFILTLAFSTNLNPQKIADPAFLRRLGYKIQFYALSEEHYRQLWGTVADKIKLTVLDGALKKLFELHQKNSVGLYPCLPKDIAGIGRDIVVFEELEPIITPEIMERAWDLYFTADEQGETS; from the coding sequence ATGGGCGCTGGCATGGAAGCAGGGTTTAAACCCAAACTAACTCCTCAGGTAGAGCCGCCTAAGGTGCCGGTTTCAGTTGAAGAGCTGGATGTACCTGCTGCTGTACTGGAAAACTTGGTGATCAAACATTTGGCGGCTTACCCTAAGTCTGATGTTCTGGAGCTGTCTGCTTATCTTGGTGTGATCAGTCATTTTGTCGAAAATATTCTGGCGGTGCTAAGAAAACGCTCCATGGTTGAAGTGTTTCAGGCAGAGTCCCATTCGCTGTTTGCTGACAGTGCGAAAGGCAATGTACGTTATGCTTTATCAGAGTCAGGGTTCGCTGAAGCTGATAATGCCTTTAAAAAAGATGCCTATCTGGGGCCAATGCCCGTTTCATTGAAGCAATATACCAAAATGGTAGAAGAACAGGACGTAAGAGCTCAGTTTGTTACCAGAAAAGATGTTGATCGTGCTTTGTCTGATGTTTATGGCTCGGAACGTTTGGCATCTGTGCTGGGGCCGGCAATCAACTCGGGCAGGGCGCTTCTTCTGTACGGGCATGCTGGTACAGGTAAAAGTTATGTGGCGGCTAGAATTCTTAATTCTCTCAACACATCGGTTTATATTCCTTACGCTGTATTTGCGGCCGGAAATATTATGCGGGTGTTTTCTCCCCAGCATCATATTCCTATCAATAAAAACTATACCGAGCAGTCAGCCTCCCTTAAAGATCAGCATGACAGGCGCTGGGTACTTTGCGAACGGCCCAATGTTCAGGTGGGTGGTGAGCTGACCATGGATATGCTGGAAGTAAACCATACTGAACACAGTAAGGTCTGGCTGGCACCACTGCAGATGATGGCCAACAACGGCATCTTTATTATCGATGACCTTGGCCGTCAGCCAATGCCGGTGGACACTATTTTGAACCGCTGGATTGTGCCTATGGAATACAATATTGACCACTTAGGCCTGCCTAACGGTCAGCAGATATCGGTTCCCTTTATTTTAACTCTGGCATTTTCAACCAACCTGAATCCGCAAAAAATTGCTGACCCTGCTTTCCTGAGGCGATTAGGTTACAAAATTCAGTTTTATGCCCTGAGTGAAGAACATTACCGCCAGTTATGGGGGACGGTTGCCGACAAGATAAAGCTTACCGTTCTGGACGGAGCGTTAAAAAAACTATTCGAATTACATCAGAAAAACAGTGTCGGGCTTTACCCGTGCCTGCCAAAAGATATAGCGGGAATTGGCAGGGATATCGTGGTGTTTGAAGAGCTGGAACCGATAATAACACCCGAAATTATGGAAAGAGCATGGGATCTTTATTTTACCGCTGACGAACAAGGAGAGACATCATGA
- a CDS encoding TadE/TadG family type IV pilus assembly protein, translating into MKQSKQKGMAAIEFIWSLPVLLLILAGIFDFSRAFIEYTVLDKAVRSGGRYAIVGKPNTASTIADISEIENMVVYGNIAGTGDTKLNGLTTAGVNVVESTNYVTVTATYQYSPLFSPIPYTGITLDIPLVASSVMRTKP; encoded by the coding sequence ATGAAACAGTCTAAACAAAAAGGCATGGCTGCCATAGAGTTTATCTGGTCACTGCCTGTGTTGTTGCTGATTTTGGCCGGAATATTTGATTTTAGCCGGGCATTTATTGAATACACCGTTCTGGATAAAGCTGTGCGTAGCGGAGGTCGTTACGCCATTGTAGGTAAACCTAATACAGCCAGTACCATTGCTGACATATCTGAAATTGAGAATATGGTGGTTTACGGAAATATAGCCGGAACAGGTGATACAAAGCTTAACGGGTTAACCACCGCTGGTGTAAACGTGGTTGAATCTACAAACTATGTCACGGTAACGGCTACTTACCAGTACTCACCGCTGTTCTCTCCGATTCCTTATACCGGTATCACTCTGGATATACCTCTGGTGGCTTCTTCTGTGATGAGGACAAAACCATGA
- a CDS encoding TadE/TadG family type IV pilus assembly protein produces MNRIHSKVRQSGIAVIEFTIVATVLLLVLFTIMDAGRYMYTSQILNDMTRQAARLATVCQVGDPDIATNASVTANAPSSYQSTSMVIEYLDKDGVKLTSPETKYDEIAFVRATVKDVGYQSFSLLPLFTSSDAFPDYVTEIPAENLGVLRETKNRTGDKKTDC; encoded by the coding sequence ATGAACAGAATTCATAGCAAGGTACGGCAATCAGGTATCGCAGTGATTGAATTTACCATAGTGGCAACGGTGCTGTTACTGGTTTTGTTTACCATAATGGATGCCGGCAGATATATGTATACCTCGCAAATTCTTAACGATATGACCCGGCAGGCCGCAAGGCTGGCAACAGTTTGTCAGGTTGGCGATCCTGATATCGCCACCAATGCCAGCGTAACAGCCAATGCGCCAAGTTCATACCAATCAACCAGTATGGTTATCGAGTATCTGGACAAAGATGGCGTTAAGTTAACCTCGCCAGAAACAAAATATGATGAAATTGCGTTCGTACGAGCTACAGTTAAAGATGTGGGGTATCAATCTTTTTCATTATTACCTCTGTTTACTTCCAGTGATGCATTTCCGGATTATGTAACAGAAATTCCGGCAGAGAATTTGGGAGTGCTTAGGGAAACCAAAAACCGAACGGGTGATAAAAAAACGGATTGCTAG
- a CDS encoding nucleotide-binding protein, producing the protein MGEAVKLSINEDKKFTLKANLCVWLVYATEVFRNHMQAELAQCRNLNVELIPLSSFTVDGISSKTQPDIVYIETGVNWAKKIIDLQNEDSNLQGHEASLVVFGNEADNGALRIALRMGASDFLSDKASIGELMPMLKKTAEEKVASRNLGDLILFINTKGGAGATTLALNTACEIASYHKEEVLLVDLDLQFSVIPEYLDVKPKYGIVDILDVLPELDEVSLDSMVSKHSSGVHSLSFLPGTASDNYKHAKNFSRLLPLLRQFYSYVVVDLSRGIDSTFASIVAPATDIYLIAQQNLISIKRTNQLINALQFEYGQPKDNIEVVLNRFEKRLPIRLKDIENTVADVPLHLVPNEYKVAIECANLGQPIVINKKKSAIAKSVVEISHHISSPVREKKGWFGRLFS; encoded by the coding sequence ATGGGTGAAGCGGTGAAGCTATCAATAAATGAAGATAAAAAGTTTACATTAAAAGCAAACTTATGTGTCTGGCTGGTTTATGCGACAGAAGTGTTCCGTAACCATATGCAGGCCGAGTTAGCCCAGTGCCGCAATCTGAATGTTGAACTGATACCACTCTCTTCATTTACTGTGGATGGTATCTCATCTAAAACCCAACCGGATATTGTCTATATTGAAACCGGGGTGAACTGGGCTAAGAAGATCATCGATTTGCAAAATGAAGATTCAAACCTGCAAGGCCATGAAGCTTCTTTAGTGGTGTTTGGTAACGAGGCTGACAACGGTGCGTTGCGGATTGCCCTGCGTATGGGGGCATCGGACTTTCTTTCTGATAAAGCTAGCATTGGCGAACTAATGCCTATGCTGAAAAAGACCGCAGAAGAGAAGGTGGCCAGCAGGAACCTTGGTGATCTGATCTTATTTATCAATACCAAAGGGGGCGCAGGTGCTACCACTCTGGCACTGAACACCGCCTGCGAGATAGCCAGTTATCATAAGGAAGAAGTACTGTTGGTGGATCTTGACCTGCAGTTTAGTGTGATCCCCGAGTATCTGGATGTAAAACCCAAATACGGTATTGTTGATATTCTGGATGTACTACCGGAGCTGGATGAGGTGTCACTGGACTCCATGGTCTCTAAACACAGTTCAGGCGTCCATTCACTTAGTTTCCTTCCCGGGACGGCATCGGACAACTATAAACATGCCAAAAATTTCAGCCGTCTTCTGCCGTTGCTGAGACAGTTTTACTCTTATGTGGTGGTAGACTTGTCTCGGGGCATAGACAGCACCTTTGCCTCTATCGTTGCGCCTGCAACTGATATCTATCTGATTGCTCAGCAAAACCTTATCTCAATTAAACGGACTAACCAGCTTATCAACGCTCTGCAGTTTGAGTATGGTCAGCCTAAAGACAATATTGAAGTGGTTCTTAACCGGTTTGAGAAGAGGTTGCCTATTCGACTTAAAGATATTGAAAACACCGTTGCTGATGTTCCCCTTCACCTTGTTCCCAACGAGTATAAGGTAGCAATTGAATGTGCAAATCTTGGTCAACCTATTGTTATAAATAAGAAAAAAAGTGCTATAGCAAAATCTGTTGTAGAGATTTCACACCATATTTCATCACCAGTCCGGGAGAAAAAAGGCTGGTTTGGACGCCTGTTCTCGTAA
- a CDS encoding pilus assembly protein TadG-related protein codes for MNRRKKVPSSYRRQAGLVLVLVTLGMTVLLGFAALSIDINHALLNRSKLQNAVDAAALTAASLADELDDTVAATTAAKQTFTNIAGAGGGGEFDTTKGIFSFTYTNDPEVFPDNTFTTTEDIYVRISVSSYPLTSYFLQIFGINKEVTVSAVAGPSPGANKICNIVPMAVCNNGGSAEDGWGYGTGNITALKLPDSTSSPMGSGNYQLLDFGSGGSDVKNYLAGDYAGCVDIDGDVTTKPGNTIGPVGQGLNTRFGDYGGGLSSSDYPPDIYVGEPTTEITVDTNGVVVNPDNWTSADYESGKQACLNGSGSSCSSNPGIDRRMLAVPVIDCANPSGGVNDYPVDGVGCFLLMQRAPNNNGGKQHVFGEFLKDCTADNSFNNGSSDAEGIYKIVLYEDPLREGS; via the coding sequence ATGAACAGGCGAAAAAAAGTACCATCCAGTTATCGCCGGCAGGCAGGATTAGTATTGGTTCTGGTTACGCTGGGGATGACAGTACTGTTAGGGTTTGCGGCTCTCAGTATTGATATTAATCATGCACTGCTGAACCGTTCGAAACTGCAGAATGCAGTCGATGCGGCTGCGCTGACGGCGGCATCCCTTGCAGATGAACTGGATGATACTGTCGCGGCTACTACGGCAGCAAAGCAGACCTTTACTAATATAGCCGGTGCTGGTGGTGGCGGTGAATTTGATACCACAAAGGGAATATTCTCGTTTACCTATACCAATGATCCAGAGGTGTTTCCTGATAATACTTTTACCACGACTGAAGATATTTATGTACGAATATCGGTAAGCAGCTACCCGCTAACCAGTTATTTTTTGCAGATATTCGGCATCAATAAAGAGGTGACAGTAAGTGCCGTTGCCGGCCCCAGTCCGGGCGCCAATAAGATATGTAATATCGTACCTATGGCGGTTTGCAATAATGGTGGTTCTGCTGAGGATGGCTGGGGATATGGAACGGGAAACATTACCGCTCTTAAGCTGCCAGATAGTACATCCAGTCCTATGGGTTCAGGAAACTATCAGTTGCTGGACTTCGGTTCCGGTGGTTCGGATGTAAAAAACTACCTGGCGGGTGACTATGCCGGTTGTGTCGATATTGATGGTGATGTAACCACTAAGCCGGGTAATACCATTGGCCCTGTTGGTCAGGGGCTGAATACCCGCTTTGGTGATTATGGCGGCGGACTATCTTCATCCGATTATCCTCCTGATATTTATGTTGGTGAGCCTACAACTGAAATTACGGTTGATACCAATGGTGTCGTAGTAAATCCTGACAACTGGACATCGGCTGATTATGAAAGTGGTAAACAAGCCTGTCTGAACGGTAGTGGCTCTTCCTGCAGTAGTAACCCGGGGATAGATCGCCGTATGCTGGCAGTACCTGTTATTGATTGTGCTAACCCTTCCGGTGGGGTAAACGACTATCCTGTTGATGGTGTAGGTTGCTTCCTGTTGATGCAGAGAGCACCAAATAATAATGGTGGTAAACAGCATGTATTCGGGGAGTTTCTGAAGGATTGTACCGCGGATAACTCCTTCAACAACGGCAGTTCTGATGCGGAAGGAATTTATAAGATTGTGTTATATGAAGATCCGTTAAGAGAGGGCTCTTAA
- the cpaB gene encoding Flp pilus assembly protein CpaB: MSRTQVIFLLLLSIVFGLAAVFVAQQWMEEQRQPETKVEVIERHPVVVAAQDIPAGVEMNENHLTTRLMEIGWISDNNYAAPEELYGLISKDNVFSGEVINAQRMAGPGEGTTLASLIPEDKRAITIRVNDVIGVAGFLLPGNKVDILNTIKYSDTYVKTSTILKDIRVLAVDQTARTDDNKPVIVRAVTLELSPVQAEKLLSEKNKGSIQLALRNPKTIEKRVVRRKYVPKPSVTIIKGTETTKVNVKD; this comes from the coding sequence ATGAGCCGAACTCAAGTGATTTTCCTGCTTCTCTTATCGATTGTATTTGGTTTGGCTGCAGTGTTTGTTGCCCAGCAGTGGATGGAAGAGCAGCGACAACCTGAAACCAAGGTAGAGGTGATTGAGAGGCACCCTGTCGTGGTCGCTGCACAGGATATTCCGGCAGGTGTTGAGATGAATGAGAACCATCTCACCACACGATTAATGGAGATCGGCTGGATCTCAGATAATAACTATGCTGCACCGGAAGAGCTGTACGGATTGATTAGTAAAGACAATGTTTTCTCCGGAGAAGTAATTAATGCACAGCGGATGGCCGGGCCGGGTGAGGGAACCACTCTGGCCTCCCTGATACCGGAAGATAAGCGGGCGATTACCATAAGGGTTAACGACGTTATCGGGGTGGCGGGCTTCCTGTTACCGGGTAATAAAGTGGATATTCTGAACACCATTAAGTACAGCGATACCTATGTAAAAACCTCCACTATTTTAAAAGATATCAGGGTGTTGGCAGTGGATCAGACAGCGCGTACCGACGATAACAAACCAGTTATTGTTCGGGCAGTAACACTGGAGCTAAGCCCGGTACAGGCAGAAAAGCTTCTGTCTGAGAAGAATAAAGGCAGTATTCAACTGGCGTTGAGGAATCCGAAAACCATCGAAAAACGAGTGGTTCGCAGAAAGTATGTACCTAAACCCAGCGTAACCATCATCAAGGGAACAGAAACTACTAAAGTGAATGTCAAGGATTGA